Proteins co-encoded in one Aquincola tertiaricarbonis genomic window:
- a CDS encoding URC4/urg3 family protein has product MALSEVADASTLAAVQQLRQAATIRERCANIARAVEAGRSRHFTLDPRKLDAVADRVAALTRSRFPNGGIPYHSRWRHFEAGGVDRKAEMDGLLAGRSAAEVARARIDLALVSVLLDAGAGPQWSYAEVLPGGAAGGHYSRSEGLGVASFRAFQAGAFSSDPAEPLRVDARALQSIDATRLAAVFQVSDTNPLVGLDGRAALLRRLGEALAEQPAWFGPEGRPGRLFDLLQPGGTVQAAAILQVLLDAFSGIWPSGQRFGPAQLPVGDAWPHALAGGTGPGAGWVPFHKLSQWLSYSLLEPFEWAGVPVTGLDALTGLPEYRNGGLLLDAGVIIPRDTGFADRPRRPDEAWVIEWRALTVVLLDELAPRVRERLGVTAEQMPLACVLEGGTWQAGRQIAAELRPGGGPPVQIDSDGTLF; this is encoded by the coding sequence GTGGCCTTGTCTGAGGTGGCTGACGCATCGACCCTGGCCGCGGTGCAGCAGCTGCGCCAGGCCGCCACCATCCGCGAGCGTTGCGCCAACATTGCCCGCGCGGTGGAGGCCGGCCGCTCGCGGCACTTCACGCTCGATCCGCGGAAGCTGGACGCGGTGGCCGACCGTGTGGCCGCGCTCACGCGCAGCCGCTTTCCGAACGGGGGCATTCCGTACCACAGCCGCTGGCGCCACTTCGAGGCCGGCGGCGTCGACCGCAAGGCCGAGATGGATGGGCTGCTGGCCGGCCGCAGCGCGGCCGAGGTGGCGCGCGCCCGCATCGACCTGGCCCTGGTGAGCGTGCTGCTGGACGCGGGTGCCGGGCCGCAGTGGTCCTACGCCGAAGTGCTGCCCGGCGGCGCTGCCGGCGGCCACTACAGCCGCTCGGAAGGTTTGGGCGTGGCCAGCTTCCGCGCCTTCCAGGCCGGCGCGTTTTCGTCGGACCCGGCCGAGCCGCTGCGGGTGGATGCGCGGGCGCTGCAGTCCATCGATGCCACGCGCCTGGCGGCGGTGTTCCAGGTGAGCGACACCAACCCACTGGTGGGCCTGGACGGCCGCGCCGCGCTGCTGCGCCGGCTGGGCGAGGCGCTGGCCGAGCAGCCCGCCTGGTTTGGGCCCGAGGGTCGGCCCGGCCGCCTCTTCGACCTGCTGCAGCCAGGCGGCACGGTACAGGCCGCGGCCATCCTGCAGGTCTTGCTCGATGCCTTCAGCGGCATCTGGCCCAGCGGGCAGCGCTTCGGCCCGGCGCAGCTGCCGGTGGGCGATGCCTGGCCGCATGCGCTGGCCGGCGGCACCGGGCCGGGCGCCGGCTGGGTGCCGTTCCACAAGCTCAGCCAATGGCTCAGCTATTCGCTGCTGGAGCCATTTGAGTGGGCCGGCGTGCCGGTCACGGGCCTGGACGCGTTGACCGGCCTGCCCGAGTACCGCAACGGCGGCCTGCTGCTGGATGCGGGCGTCATCATCCCGCGCGACACCGGCTTTGCCGACCGGCCCCGCCGGCCCGACGAGGCCTGGGTGATCGAGTGGCGGGCGCTGACCGTGGTGCTGCTGGACGAACTGGCCCCGCGGGTGCGTGAGCGGCTGGGCGTCACCGCCGAGCAGATGCCGCTGGCCTGCGTGCTGGAAGGCGGCACTTGGCAGGCCGGCCGCCAGATCGCGGCCGAGCTGCGCCCCGGCGGCGGCCCGCCGGTGCAGATCGACAGCGACGGCACGTTGTTCTAG
- a CDS encoding GTP cyclohydrolase II, which translates to MNASTSEPARHIRLTSHPGQQGPTGAPPIQWGAADALARGPIVGSTTSRAQRNVIGTHSGGYGVYRALAVAAGNLVRGHRADLTNTAPTDDIGPYPQWSDAEKIVSIDPWGASVQSVYADYLARGYDIRPTIAVTKAHVHLPEVKQAIAFQRLQPDGKFLLEDGSAVVTKVAVEPVWWLPGVARRFGVKESDLRRALFEETGGMYPELVTRSDLEVFLPPIGGQTLYVFGDIRDLANPMVTLTARVHDECNGSDVFGSDICTCRPYLTHAIEECIQGAQKGGVGLIAYSRKEGRALGEVTKFLVYNARKRQEGGDRADKYFLRTECVAGVQDMRFQELMPDVLHWLGIRKIHRLVSMSNDKYDAITGSGIEVGERVKIPDALVPADAKVEIEAKIAAGYFTDGGVMTEADLAQVKGRGLV; encoded by the coding sequence ATGAATGCATCGACCAGCGAGCCCGCCCGGCACATCCGCCTGACCTCGCACCCCGGCCAGCAGGGCCCCACCGGGGCGCCGCCCATCCAGTGGGGCGCGGCCGATGCGCTGGCCCGCGGGCCCATCGTGGGCAGCACCACCAGCCGGGCACAGCGCAACGTCATCGGCACCCACAGCGGCGGCTACGGCGTGTACCGGGCGCTGGCGGTGGCCGCCGGCAACCTGGTGCGTGGCCACCGGGCCGACCTGACCAACACCGCGCCGACGGACGACATCGGCCCCTACCCGCAGTGGTCCGATGCCGAGAAGATCGTCTCCATCGACCCCTGGGGCGCTTCGGTGCAGTCGGTCTATGCCGACTACCTGGCGCGCGGCTACGACATCCGGCCCACCATCGCGGTGACCAAGGCCCATGTGCACCTGCCCGAGGTCAAGCAGGCCATCGCCTTCCAGCGGCTGCAGCCCGATGGCAAGTTCCTGCTGGAAGACGGCTCCGCCGTGGTCACCAAGGTGGCGGTGGAGCCGGTGTGGTGGCTGCCGGGCGTGGCTCGGCGCTTCGGCGTCAAGGAGTCTGACCTGCGCCGCGCGCTGTTCGAAGAAACCGGCGGCATGTACCCCGAGCTGGTGACGCGCAGCGACCTGGAGGTGTTCCTGCCGCCCATCGGCGGGCAGACGCTGTACGTGTTCGGCGACATCCGCGACCTGGCCAACCCGATGGTCACGCTGACGGCCCGGGTGCACGACGAGTGCAATGGCTCCGACGTCTTCGGCTCCGACATCTGCACCTGCCGGCCCTACCTCACGCATGCCATCGAAGAGTGCATCCAGGGCGCGCAAAAGGGCGGCGTGGGCCTGATCGCCTACAGCCGCAAGGAAGGCCGGGCGCTGGGCGAGGTGACCAAGTTCCTGGTCTACAACGCCCGCAAGCGGCAGGAGGGCGGAGACCGCGCCGACAAGTACTTCCTGCGCACCGAATGCGTGGCCGGCGTGCAGGACATGCGCTTCCAGGAGCTGATGCCCGACGTGCTGCACTGGCTGGGCATCCGCAAGATCCACCGGCTGGTGAGCATGAGCAACGACAAGTACGACGCCATCACCGGCAGCGGCATCGAGGTGGGCGAGCGCGTGAAGATCCCCGATGCGCTGGTGCCGGCCGATGCCAAGGTGGAGATCGAGGCCAAGATCGCCGCCGGTTACTTCACCGATGGCGGTGTGATGACCGAGGCCGACCTGGCGCAGGTGAAGGGGCGTGGCCTTGTCTGA